A single genomic interval of Helianthus annuus cultivar XRQ/B chromosome 13, HanXRQr2.0-SUNRISE, whole genome shotgun sequence harbors:
- the LOC110902363 gene encoding uncharacterized protein LOC110902363 yields the protein MSGTSGQNQIIIQREGSSLSQFHCPILKPTNYIVWAIHIKTILEANGLWETIEPAENATVDTKKDKSAISYLFQAIPEDVVLQVASCKTAKEIWDNLKVRHVGVDRVQKARMHTLLSEFELLQMRDDDTIDSFTARINSIVTRAIEVGTTLSQPTLVRKLLNGVPDKFTQIIASMEQYSDLETMRLEEAVGRLKTYEERLKLKKKESPVNNLEELLYEVHEQHVENHGRGRFHSSRGRGRGNYQHRREGYTSYESEGTDKSQRDDSKQETSAMRNKPKITCYRCEKLGYYAYECPTKKTKENETILVEIEEDDDELALLMCLDAEEK from the coding sequence ATGTCAGGAACATCCGGACAAAATCAGATAATAATACAGAGGGAAGGAAGTTCTCTTTCCCAGTTTCACTGTCCGATtctgaaaccaacaaactataTAGTTTGGGCTATTCATATCAAGACGATTCTTGAAGCGAATGGTTTATGGGAAACGATTGAACCAGCAGAAAATGCAACGGTAGACACTAAGAAAGACAAGTCTGCAATTTCATATTTGTTTCAAGCAATACCAGAAGATgttgtattgcaagttgcaagTTGTAAGACTGCAAAAGAAATTTGGGATAATCTAAAGGTTAGACACGTTGGTGTTGATCGGGTACAAAAGGCGCGTATGCACACGCTATTGTCAGAATTTGAATTGTTGCAAATGAGGGATGACGACACTATTGATTCATTTACCGCAAGGATTAATAGTATTGTTACCCGGGCAATTGAAGTAGGAACGACGTTGAGTCAACCGACTCTAGTACGCAAACTCCTAAATGGCGTACCGGATAAGTTTACTCAAATCATTGCCTCCATGGAACAATACTCCGATCTAGAAACTATGAGGCTAGAAGAAGCGGTCGGAAGATTAAAAACTTATGAAGAAAGGTTAAAGTTGAAGAAAAAAGAAAGCCCGGTGAATAATCTAGAAGAACTTTTGTATGAGGTTCACGAACAACATGTCGAGAATCATGGACGAGGGAGATTTCATTCGTCACGTGGGCGAGGAAGAGGAAATTATCAACATAGGCGTGAAGGATACACCTCTTATGAGTCGGAAGGAACCGACAAATCACAAAGGGATGATAGCAAGCAAGAAACATCGGCTATGAGAAATAAGCCGAAAATCACTTGCTACAGATGTGAGAAACTTGGGTACTATGCCTATGAATGCCCAACCAAGAAAACCAAGGAAAATGAGACAATATTGGTCGAaatagaagaagatgatgatgaactgGCACTTCTGATGTGCCTAGACGCTGAAGAGAAATAG